The proteins below are encoded in one region of Candidatus Moraniibacteriota bacterium:
- the pheT gene encoding phenylalanine--tRNA ligase subunit beta, translated as MHYPYRFIKELSGTKKNADQLAKLLLKHSFEVEGIEKFNHGIEGVIIGHVLSVAQHPDADKLHVTQIQVGKKDIRTIVCGAPNITEGQKVAVALPGTDLPGGIHIAVAKLRGIESSGMVCSARELGLGDDHAGILVLPEDAPVGASFVNFVGLDDTIIEAKVLPDRGSDAIAFRGFAREISALDRHTPQVVEKKKTTLRIPSYNRSPKVIIDDKKACVRYLGLAFTNIVIGESPLWLKVKLILSGLRPINNIVDMTNYIMLLTGQPIHAFDTDTLAPAITIRKAKKNEKLTLLTGEVKKLTVDDLVITDTKKVLALAGVMGGKYSGITTETKNIFVEIATFDASTIRRTKTRHNLSTDASYRYERGLDPNLPGEVAHEVVALVSTLAGGKLIGMRDVYPKIAKPWKILLPISTVTNILGTSVPLFEIVQYLALLGLTVKKIQHQDTLDVTVPTRRPDLRDEWDLVEEIARMRGYDKVPAVAPLLPLETIPNNPLKTLEREMKQCLAHSSFDEIMTYSFYGEKEIVGASLPFEQHLELENPLSPDQKYLRMTLLPLLLRKTKENLRSFDTFDIFESGSIFIKDTKKKIPIETKSFGLVTVLSKKRYSETNAFSVMKGHVEQLCETLHIDNRAILWEVPEKYMSVLPTLAMFHPTRSAVLVAQGKVCGIVGELHPKTLKAYGLESRLAVAEIDTVTLGQLQNQERIFTPLQKFPYAVRDISLTFPSVSGRKVTVAEVRQFLEEVGSPLLQKCELFDLYEQDDEKRLAFHLSFGASDRTLSSQEMDDAFDRIVALASERFDARLRL; from the coding sequence ATGCATTATCCATATCGATTCATCAAAGAACTCTCCGGTACCAAAAAAAATGCCGACCAACTCGCGAAACTTCTTTTGAAGCATTCTTTTGAAGTGGAGGGCATCGAGAAATTCAATCATGGTATCGAAGGAGTGATCATTGGACACGTCCTCTCGGTGGCACAGCATCCTGATGCTGATAAATTGCACGTGACACAGATCCAGGTTGGCAAGAAAGATATTCGCACGATCGTGTGTGGTGCTCCCAATATTACCGAAGGACAGAAAGTCGCCGTCGCTCTCCCAGGGACGGATCTCCCAGGAGGTATCCATATTGCGGTTGCGAAACTCCGTGGTATCGAATCGAGTGGAATGGTCTGCTCTGCTCGGGAACTCGGTCTCGGTGATGATCATGCAGGAATACTCGTTCTTCCAGAGGATGCTCCTGTCGGTGCGTCTTTTGTGAACTTTGTCGGTCTCGATGATACGATTATCGAAGCGAAAGTACTGCCTGATCGAGGATCGGACGCGATTGCTTTCCGAGGATTCGCACGCGAGATTTCTGCTCTCGATAGACACACACCACAGGTAGTCGAGAAGAAGAAAACCACACTCCGCATCCCTTCGTACAATCGTTCACCGAAAGTGATTATCGATGACAAGAAAGCATGCGTACGGTATCTCGGACTTGCTTTCACCAATATCGTGATAGGGGAATCACCGCTCTGGCTCAAAGTGAAACTCATTCTCTCTGGTCTCCGCCCGATAAACAACATCGTCGATATGACGAACTACATCATGCTTCTCACTGGTCAGCCGATACACGCCTTTGATACGGATACCCTCGCTCCTGCCATCACCATTCGCAAGGCCAAGAAGAATGAAAAACTGACACTTCTCACTGGTGAAGTGAAGAAATTGACCGTTGATGATCTCGTCATTACCGATACGAAAAAAGTGCTCGCACTCGCAGGTGTGATGGGAGGTAAATATTCTGGTATCACGACTGAGACAAAAAATATCTTTGTTGAAATCGCGACTTTTGATGCATCGACGATTCGTCGTACCAAGACGAGACACAATCTCTCGACGGATGCGAGTTATCGATACGAACGCGGTCTCGATCCGAACCTGCCTGGAGAAGTGGCTCACGAAGTCGTCGCTCTCGTCTCGACTCTTGCTGGAGGCAAGCTCATTGGTATGCGAGATGTCTATCCGAAAATTGCCAAACCATGGAAGATTCTTCTTCCGATATCGACCGTCACAAACATACTCGGAACTTCTGTACCTCTTTTCGAGATTGTTCAGTATCTCGCATTACTCGGATTGACGGTGAAGAAAATACAGCATCAAGACACACTCGACGTCACAGTCCCGACTCGTCGTCCCGATCTGCGTGATGAGTGGGACCTCGTCGAAGAAATCGCCCGTATGCGAGGGTATGACAAAGTTCCCGCAGTCGCACCACTCCTCCCTCTTGAGACGATACCGAACAATCCACTGAAAACACTGGAACGAGAAATGAAGCAGTGTCTCGCTCATTCATCGTTTGATGAAATCATGACGTACTCTTTCTATGGAGAAAAAGAAATCGTCGGAGCGTCTCTTCCATTCGAACAACACCTAGAACTCGAGAACCCACTCAGTCCTGATCAGAAGTATCTCCGTATGACACTTCTTCCGCTCTTACTTCGCAAGACCAAGGAAAATCTCCGATCATTCGATACGTTTGATATATTTGAATCAGGGAGTATTTTTATCAAAGATACCAAGAAAAAAATACCGATTGAAACCAAATCATTCGGCCTCGTTACCGTGCTTTCCAAGAAAAGATACTCTGAGACAAATGCATTCTCTGTCATGAAGGGACATGTTGAACAGCTTTGTGAGACCCTCCATATCGATAATCGCGCCATACTCTGGGAAGTACCAGAAAAATATATGAGCGTGTTGCCGACACTCGCGATGTTCCATCCGACACGGAGCGCTGTGCTCGTCGCCCAGGGGAAGGTCTGCGGTATCGTCGGCGAACTCCATCCGAAAACACTGAAAGCCTACGGTCTCGAATCACGTCTCGCAGTAGCAGAGATAGATACCGTCACGCTCGGACAACTCCAGAATCAGGAAAGAATTTTTACTCCACTTCAGAAGTTTCCTTACGCTGTTCGCGATATTTCGCTCACCTTTCCATCTGTCAGTGGACGGAAGGTGACGGTAGCAGAAGTGCGACAATTTCTCGAAGAAGTCGGATCGCCACTGCTTCAGAAATGTGAACTTTTTGATTTGTACGAACAAGATGATGAGAAGCGTCTCGCATTCCATCTCTCTTTCGGCGCTTCTGACCGGACACTCTCCAGTCAGGAGATGGACGACGCTTTTGACCGGATTGTTGCTTTGGCCAGTGAACGATTTGACGCTCGTTTACGCCTCTAA